Proteins found in one Triticum aestivum cultivar Chinese Spring chromosome 4D, IWGSC CS RefSeq v2.1, whole genome shotgun sequence genomic segment:
- the LOC123097438 gene encoding uncharacterized protein, translating into MDQLVNFIIRPPRADYSPDDDLLEQEFMLKGRWFQRKDLEVVNSQGKKLQCSHYIPAVIPEGTALPCVIYCHGNSGCRADASEAAIILLPSNITVFTLDFSGSGLSEGEHVTLGWNEKEDLKAVVNYLRTDRNISCIALWGRSMGAVTSLMYGAEDPSIAGMVLDSPFSNLVDLMMELVDTYKYPLPKFTVKLAIQHMRKIVKKKAGFDIMDLDTIQVAKRCFVPALFGHATEDDFILPHHSDKICEAYVGDKNIIKFDGDHNSPRPQFYFDSITIFFHNVLNPPDVPDDHYFLTPHGSLGQGHWDTEHDIEYRIAQSPTAPSTTTEDAIAQLRSRRLMSRMEVPSGTATEGRADRTEVLDSGPFSSSASTATPPNGRNGRMLTPTSDDGEYVEYSFDSVSDMPYTEEDEDRMLMQAILESLKDLDKSNTKNTQSAVSDVASKENSVAPDVVALETDASSISVRGADAPGKDVAACNSVTKTSSVQSADRCTVNDAVSANVSGASESNGSTQVINGKSGSAESQKPIQNPNGEDGTRATLVVQKSRTGSLIDGLTQKWGSFFKNND; encoded by the exons ATGGACCAGCTGGTGAATTTCATCATCCGCCCGCCCAG AGCTGACTACAGTCCAGACGATGATCTACTGGAGCAGGAGTTTATGCTCAAGGGAAGATGGTTTCAGAGGAAGGACCTGGAG GTAGTAAATAGCCAGGGCAAGAAGTTGCAGTGTAGCCACTACATACCTGCTGTGATTCCTGAAGGAACAGCACTTCCTTGTGTTATATACTGTCATGGAAACAG TGGATGCAGAGCTGATGCTAGTGAAGCCGCCATTATTCTTCTACCATCAAATATTACAGTCTTTACACTGGACTTTTCAGGGTCTGGTCTCTCTGAAGGAGAGCATGTCACCTTGGGCTGGAATGAA AAAGAAGATCTGAAAGCTGTTGTTAATTATTTGCGGACAGATAGGAACATATCTTGCATTGCTCTGTGGGGTCGCTCAATGGGTGCGGTCACAAG TCTAATGTATGGAGCGGAGGATCCATCAATTGCTGGAATGGTTCTTGATAGTCCATTCTCAAACCTTGTTGACTTGATGATGGAACTAGTTGATACCTACAAATACCCCTTGCCAAAATTCACG GTAAAACTTGCAATACAGCACATGCGGAAGATTGTCAAGAAAAAAGCCGGCTTTGACATCATGGATCTTGATACCATTCAG GTAGCAAAGCGATGTTTTGTTCCTGCTTTGTTTGGACATGCAACCGAGGATGATTTTATACTCCCGCATCATTCAGACAAAATTTGTGAAGCATATGTT GGAGACAAAAACATTATAAAATTTGATGGGGACCACAATTCACCCCGACCACAATTTTACTTTGACTCGATCACAATATTTTTTCATAATGTGCTGAACCCACCTGATGTCCCTGACGATCATTATTTCCTGACACCACATGGCAGCCTTGGTCAG GGTCACTGGGATACAGAACATGATATAGAGTATAGAATTGCTCAATCACCAACAG CCCCTTCAACTACGACAGAAGATGCCATTGCACAGTTGCGTTCTAGAAGGCTCATGAGCAGAATGGAG GTCCCATCTGGAACCGCCACAGAAGGCAGGGCCGACAGAACTGAG GTATTGGATAGTGGCCCCTTCTCATCTAGTGCATCTACTGCGACTCCTCCGAATGGCCGTAATGGAAGGATGCTCACTCCAACCTCTGATGATGGCGAGTATGTGGAGTATTCATTTGATAGCGTATCAGATATGCCTTACACTGAGGAAGATGAAGATAGA ATGCTGATGCAAGCAATTCTCGAGTCCCTGAAGGATTTAGACAAGTCAAATACAAAGAACACTCAATCAGCTGTATCTGATGttgcttccaaagaaaatagtGTAGCACCTGATGTAGTGGCATTGGAGACAGATGCATCCTCCATCTCTGTGCGTGGTGCTGATGCTCCTGGTAAGGATGTAGCAGCCTGTAACAGTGTAACAAAGACGTCTAGTGTGCAAAGTGCAGATCGCTGCACTGTAAATGATGCTGTTTCTGCTAATGTTTCTGGCGCATCAGAATCCAACGGCTCAACTCAGGTCATCAATGGAAAATCTGGCTCGGCAGAATCCCAGAAACCCATCCAGAACCCCAATGGAGAGGATGGCACAAGAGCAACACTTGTAGTCCAGAAGAGCCGGACTGGCAGCCTGATTGATGGATTGACACAAAAATGGGGTTCCTTCTTCAAGAACAATGACTGA